The following are encoded in a window of Fusobacterium simiae genomic DNA:
- a CDS encoding flavin reductase family protein — protein sequence MKKSFSKKTVLLPLPVYIVATYDENGKANAMNLAWGVQCGYHEVSLSVAKEHKTMKNILLKKAFTVSLATKSTKDISDYFGIVSGNKVDKIEKSGVHIVKSENVDAPIIEEYPLTLECKVIDIQEELGDYRVVAEVVNTLVDESGLNEKGQIDVDKLELITFDSVTNSYRILGEKVGQAFKDGAKIK from the coding sequence ATGAAAAAAAGTTTTTCTAAAAAAACAGTGTTATTACCTTTACCAGTGTATATAGTAGCAACTTATGATGAAAATGGAAAAGCCAATGCTATGAATTTAGCTTGGGGAGTGCAATGTGGTTATCATGAAGTTTCTTTAAGTGTTGCAAAAGAACATAAAACAATGAAAAATATATTATTAAAGAAAGCTTTTACAGTAAGTTTAGCAACTAAATCTACAAAGGATATTTCAGATTATTTTGGAATAGTTTCAGGAAATAAAGTTGATAAAATTGAAAAATCAGGAGTACATATTGTAAAAAGTGAAAATGTTGATGCACCTATCATAGAAGAATATCCTTTGACACTTGAATGTAAAGTTATAGATATTCAAGAAGAATTAGGAGATTATAGAGTTGTTGCAGAAGTTGTAAATACATTGGTAGATGAAAGTGGTTTAAATGAAAAAGGTCAAATAGATGTAGATAAATTAGAGCTTATAACTTTTGATTCAGTTACAAATTCATATCGTATACTTGGAGAAAAAGTTGGACAAGCTTTTAAAGATGGAGCAAAAATAAAATAA
- a CDS encoding pyridoxamine 5'-phosphate oxidase family protein, translating to MEAKKEFLRMINECDEIALATSIHDFPNVRIVNYYYDEKNNVMYFATYTGREKISEFWKNNNVSFTTIPVNKGKREHIRARGHVRESEKSIIDLRDEFSNKMADFAEIIDKYSKELKVYEIKFSEVTVTLDSRYYEKVNLQ from the coding sequence ATGGAAGCAAAAAAAGAATTTTTGAGAATGATAAATGAATGTGATGAGATAGCTTTGGCTACAAGTATACATGATTTTCCAAATGTTAGAATAGTAAATTATTACTATGATGAAAAAAATAATGTTATGTATTTTGCAACTTACACTGGTAGAGAAAAAATAAGTGAATTCTGGAAAAATAACAATGTTTCTTTTACAACTATACCAGTTAATAAAGGTAAAAGAGAACATATAAGAGCAAGAGGGCATGTTAGAGAAAGTGAAAAATCTATTATAGATTTAAGAGATGAATTTTCTAATAAAATGGCAGATTTTGCTGAAATAATAGATAAATACTCTAAGGAATTAAAAGTCTATGAAATAAAATTTTCAGAAGTTACTGTAACTCTTGATAGTAGATATTATGAAAAAGTAAATTTACAATAA
- the hchA gene encoding glyoxalase III HchA, with protein sequence MKELSKEPVRDRAEHNAYFPSEYSLSVYTSPKTDFDGFKFKKAYEGGKYKVLMVASDERYVQMKNGKLFSTGNHPVETLLPMLHIHHAGFEIDVATLSGNSVKLEMWAMPEEDKNVMGIYEKYLPKLENPLKLSDILEKATAEDSPYLAVFFPGGHGALVNLPESRDVKELLKWAMKKDRKIVTLCHGPAALLAGSIDEDKFLFDGYEMTVFPDSLDEGANQDIGYMPGKLKWLLAEKLEKLGVKIINTGITGQVCKDRNVLTGDSPLAANNLGILTADELLAMIEK encoded by the coding sequence ATGAAAGAATTAAGTAAAGAACCAGTAAGAGATAGAGCAGAACATAATGCATATTTCCCATCAGAATACTCATTAAGTGTATATACAAGTCCAAAAACAGATTTTGATGGCTTTAAATTTAAAAAAGCTTATGAAGGTGGAAAATATAAAGTGCTGATGGTAGCTTCAGATGAACGTTATGTGCAAATGAAAAATGGAAAGCTTTTTTCAACAGGTAATCATCCTGTTGAAACATTATTACCTATGTTACATATACATCATGCAGGTTTTGAAATAGATGTAGCAACATTATCTGGAAATTCTGTAAAATTAGAAATGTGGGCTATGCCAGAAGAAGATAAAAATGTTATGGGAATCTATGAAAAATATCTACCAAAATTAGAAAATCCACTTAAATTAAGTGACATTTTGGAAAAAGCAACAGCAGAAGATTCTCCATATTTAGCAGTATTTTTTCCAGGAGGGCATGGAGCCTTAGTAAATTTACCAGAAAGTCGTGATGTAAAAGAATTATTAAAATGGGCTATGAAAAAAGATAGAAAAATAGTAACTTTATGCCATGGACCAGCAGCTTTATTAGCAGGTTCAATAGATGAAGATAAATTTTTATTTGATGGTTATGAAATGACAGTTTTCCCTGATAGTTTAGATGAAGGAGCAAATCAAGATATCGGTTATATGCCTGGGAAATTAAAATGGTTATTGGCTGAAAAATTAGAAAAATTAGGTGTAAAAATAATAAATACAGGTATAACTGGACAAGTGTGTAAAGATAGAAATGTACTTACAGGTGACAGTCCATTAGCAGCAAATAATTTAGGAATACTTACAGCAGATGAATTATTGGCAATGATAGAAAAATAA
- a CDS encoding transporter substrate-binding domain-containing protein, producing the protein MKKILVALLIAVISVISYAKNDTVEKILKRGVLYVGTTSDYKPFTYIENGEHKGYDIEVAKLIAKELGVKVEFVPTTWKTLLDDLQANKFDIAMGGITKTIKRQSVINMTDPYLVFGKCFLVRKGDKNKYDSLEAVNKPNVRVGVNIGGTNEALVNEYITKANVIRYKNNLDVPIALENNEIDIMITETPEAITYQKNNPKLEGALLDKPLTKSQMGYMVGKEDQHFLNTINYILSDLELKGEIEKLQNKYLK; encoded by the coding sequence ATGAAAAAAATATTAGTTGCTTTGCTTATTGCTGTAATCTCTGTAATCAGCTATGCTAAAAATGATACTGTTGAGAAAATTTTAAAAAGAGGTGTCTTGTATGTTGGTACAACTTCTGATTACAAACCTTTTACTTATATTGAAAATGGTGAACATAAAGGTTATGATATAGAAGTCGCTAAATTGATTGCTAAGGAATTAGGAGTTAAAGTTGAGTTTGTCCCTACAACTTGGAAAACTTTGTTAGATGATTTACAAGCAAATAAATTTGATATTGCTATGGGTGGAATCACTAAAACAATTAAAAGGCAATCTGTTATCAATATGACAGACCCTTATTTAGTTTTTGGAAAATGTTTTCTTGTTAGAAAAGGAGATAAAAACAAATATGATTCGCTTGAAGCAGTTAATAAACCAAATGTAAGAGTTGGAGTAAATATTGGTGGAACTAATGAAGCATTAGTTAATGAATATATTACTAAGGCTAATGTTATACGTTATAAAAATAACTTAGATGTTCCTATCGCTCTTGAAAATAATGAAATAGATATTATGATTACAGAAACTCCTGAGGCTATTACTTACCAAAAGAATAATCCTAAATTAGAAGGGGCTTTACTAGATAAACCATTAACTAAAAGTCAAATGGGATATATGGTAGGTAAAGAAGATCAACATTTTCTAAATACTATTAACTATATTCTTTCTGACCTAGAATTAAAAGGTGAAATAGAAAAACTACAAAATAAATATTTAAAATAG